From a single Scomber japonicus isolate fScoJap1 chromosome 12, fScoJap1.pri, whole genome shotgun sequence genomic region:
- the atg9b gene encoding autophagy-related protein 9B, which translates to MANLEAYQEYQRIEDFEEDSPPGEEDLLVHVPEGLKDSWHHIKNLDNFFTRIYHFHQKNGFACMMLSEFFELVQFLFVVTFTTFLVNCVEYDVLFANRVVNHTGPGHNPLDRNKVTLPDAILPSQQCTQRIQENSWIIFLLIMGAIFWLYRLIKVFCNVLSYWEIRQFYIKALKIRMDELCNFTWQEVQDRLISLQREQQMCIHKKELTELDIYHRILRFKNYMVAMINKSLLPVQLQLPLLGNVVFLTQGLKYNFELILFWGPGSLFQNKWNLHPKYKRIGNRLELAQQLSRVILLMGLANLLLCPFILVWQVLYAFFSYTEVIRREPGSLGARRWSLYGRLYLRHFNELDHELHGRLGRGYKPTSKYMNSFTSPMLTVLAKNIAFFSGSVLAVLIALTVYDEDVLTVQHILTAITVLGVVITITRSFIPDEHMVWCPEQLLQCMLAHIHYMPDHWRGNANKSETRDEVAQLFQYKAVFILEELLSPIVTPFILIFLLRNKSLEIIDFFRSFTVEVVGVGDICSFAQMDIRRHGNPTWMSEGQTEASIYQQAENGKTELSLMHFTIKNPHWQPPQESSVFISHLKEKVQHDAQGGPSTQLLLSEAPLCTSLQSNESGSGPDNLLASVLAHPILTASGLQGRDHRFIPPSSAASAAASVLASLSTSQYTHPSRGRSHGLLPTSVHPESTMYRSDRTVMDSMSNSDSRIRSNALHSEFASAEMSLHAIYMHELHQQSSHPQRPSGQWQNPVPLRDLHTSSGFQAHSSLSSTISMPTPVHLGGWQEEDEDEDEEDQEINNGSTPKQGTGSSC; encoded by the exons ATGGCTAACCTTGAAGCTTATCAGGAGTATCAGAGAATTGAGGACTTTGAGGAGGACTCACCACCAGGGGAAGAGGATTTGTTGGTGCATGTGCCCGAAGGCCTGAAAG ACTCATGGCACCACATCAAGAACCTGGATAACTTCTTCACAAGA ATCTATCATTTTCATCAAAAGAATGGATTTGCTTGTATGATGTTGTCAGAGTTCTTTGAACTTGT tcagtttttgtttgttgtaacaTTCACAACGTTCCTCGTCAACTGTGTGGAGTATGACGTCCTGTTTGCCAATCGAGTCGTCAATCACACTGGGCCGGGCCATAATCCCTTGGACAGGAACAAAGTCACTCTTCCAGATGCCATCCTACCCAGCCAGCAGTGTACTCAGAG GATCCAAGAAAACAGCTGGATTATATTCCTTCTCATCATGGGAGCCATCTTTTGGTTGTATCGACTCATTAAAGTCTTTTGCAATGTTCTGAGCTACTGGGAGATCAGGCAGTTCTACATCAAAGCGCTGAAAATTAGAATG GATGAACTATGCAACTTCACATGGCAGGAAGTGCAGGACCGGCTCATCAGCCTGCAGCGAGAACAGCAAATGTGCATACACAAGAAAGAGCTGACAGAACTTGACATCTACCACCGCATCCTGAGATTCAAGAACTACATGGTGGCCATGATAAACAAATCACTGCTACCAGTGCAGCTGCAGCTCCCTCTGCTGGGCAATGTGGTGTTCCTCACACAAGGCCTGAAGTACAACTTTGAGCTCATACTGTTCTGGGGTCCTGGTTCTCTCTTTCAGAATAAGTGGAACCTGCACCCAAAGTACAAGCGCATTGGAAATCGCCTAGAGCTCGCCCAGCAGCTTAGTAGAGTCATCCTGCTGATGGGTTTGGCCAATTTGCTGCTTTGTCCCTTCATCCTAGTGTGGCAAGTGCTGTATGCTTTCTTCAGCTACACTGAAGTGATCCGCAGAGAGCCCGGGAGCCTGGGTGCCCGACGTTGGTCCCTGTACGGTCGTTTATACCTGCGTCACTTCAATGAGCTGGATCATGAGCTGCATGGACGCTTAGGCCGCGGCTACAAACCCACTTCCAAATACATGAACTCCTTTACATCACCAATGCTGACTGTGCTTGCTAAAAACATAGCCTTCTTCTCTGGCTCGGTGCTGGCTGTGCTCATCGCACTGACAGTCTATGATGAAGACGTTCTGACAGTGCAGCACATCCTGACTGCTATCACTGTGCTGGGGGTGGTTATTACTATCACCAG GTCCTTCATCCCAGATGAGCATATGGTGTGGTGCCCAGAACAGCTGCTGcagtgcatgctggctcacatTCACTATATGCCAGACCACTGGAGGGGCAATGCTAACAAGAGCGAGACCCGTGACGAGGTGGCGCAACTGTTCCAGTACAAAGCG GTGTTTATCTTGGAGGAGTTGCTCAGTCCTATTGTCACACCCTTCattctcatcttcctcctgaGGAACAAATCTCTAGAGATCATTGACTTCTTCAGGAGTTTTACTGTGGAGGTTGTTGGAGTCGGAGACATCTGTTCCTTTGCGCAGATGGACATCAGACGCCATGGAAACCCAACA TGGATGTCAGAGGGCCAGACAGAGGCTTCCATATACCAACAGGCTGAGAATGGCAAGACAGAGTTGTCCCTCATGCATTTCACTATTAAGAACCCACACTGGCAGCCGCCACAGGAGAGCTCAGTGTTCATCAGCCATTTAAAGGAGAAGGTGCAGCATGACGCACAAGGCGGCCCCTCCAcccagctgctgctctctgaggCTCCTCTCTGCACCTCGCTGCAGTCCAATGAGTCTGGCTCCGGG CCTGATAATCTGTTGGCCAGTGTCCTGGCCCACCCCATTCTAACTGCATCTGGACTACAAGGACGAGATCATCGCTTTATTCCGCCAAGCAGCGCTGCTTCTGCGGCTGCCAGTGTCCTGGCCTCTTTGTCCACCTCCCAGTACACACATCCCAGCCGTGGCCGCTCACATGGCCTCCTGCCAACCTCCGTCCATCCTGAGAGCACCATGTACCGCAGCGACCGAACCGTTATGGACAG TATGTCTAACAGTGATTCTCGCATTCGGAGCAATGCACTGCACTCAGAGTTCGCCTCAGCAGAGATGAGTCTACATGCCATCTACATGCATGAG CTCCACCAACAGAGCTCCCACCCACAGAGACCTTCAGGGCAGTGGCAGAACCCAGTGCCATTGAGAGATCTACACACAAGCTCTG GTTTCCAGGCACATAGTAGCCTCAGTTCTACAATTTCCATGCCCACCCCTGTGCACCTTGGTGGCTGgcaagaggaggatgaggatgaggatgaagaagatCAGGAGATTAATAATGGATCTACTCCAAAACAGGGCACCGGGAGTAGTTGTTGA
- the cdk5 gene encoding cyclin-dependent-like kinase 5 produces MQKYEKLEKIGEGTYGTVFKAKNRETHEIVALKRVRLDDDDEGVPSSALREICLLKELKHKNIVRLHDVLHSDKKLTLVFEYCDQDLKKYFDSCNGDLDPETVKSFMYQLLKGLAFCHSRNVLHRDLKPQNLLINRNGELKLADFGLARAFGIPVRCYSAEVVTLWYRPPDVLFGAKLYSTSIDMWSAGCIFAELANAGRPLFPGNDVDDQLKRIFRLLGTPTEEQWQTMTKLPDYKPYPMYPATTSLVNVVPKLSSTGRDLLQNLLKCNPVQRISAEEALQHPYFADFCPP; encoded by the exons ATGCAGAAATATGAAAAGCTTGAAAAAATCGGGGAGG GTACGTACGGGACAGTGTTCAAGGCGAAAAACAGAGAAACCCACGAAATTGTGGCGTTGAAAAGGGTCAGGTTGGACGACGACGATGAG GGAGTGCCAAGTTCTGCTCTGAGAGAAATCTGTCTTCTGAAGGAGCTCAAGCATAAAAACATTGTCAG ACTACACGATGTTTTGCACAGTGACAAGAAGTTAACCTTGGTTTTTGAATATTGTGATCAG GATTTGAAGAAGTATTTTGACAGCTGCAATGGGGATTTAGATCCTGAAACTGTGAAG TCATTCATGTACCAGCTGTTGAAAGGCCTTGCTTTCTGTCACAGTCGTAACGTTCTTCACAGAGATCTGAAGCCGCAGAATCTTCTCATCAACAGA AATGGGGAATTGAAGCTGGCTGACTTTGGGTTGGCTCGAGCCTTTGGCATCCCTGTGAGGTGTTACTCAGCAGAG GTGGTGACATTGTGGTACCGGCCTCCAGATGTGCTATTTGGTGCTAAACTTTATTCTACCTCTATTGACATGTGGTCTGCTGGATGCATATTTGcag AGCTTGCTAATGCTGGAAGGCCTTTATTCCCCGGGAATGATGTGGACGACCAGTTGAAAAGAATCTTCag ATTGTTGGGTACACCAACTGAAGAACAGTGGCAGACAATGACCAAACTCCCAGATTACAAG CCATATCCCATGTATCCAGCCACCACCTCACTGGTGAATGTGGTCCCTAAACTTAGTAGCACAGGACGGGATCTACTCCAG AACCTGTTGAAATGTAATCCTGTCCAGAGGATCTCTGCAGAAGAGGCCTTGCAGCACCCTTACTTTGCTGATTTCTGCCCACCCTAA
- the abcb8 gene encoding mitochondrial potassium channel ATP-binding subunit, whose protein sequence is MFQLIWCRANITAPVRSLSFYSRCNKTADIWKLSRLYTSPGANAQCSSQQPGNAVSRIWSLTQRVIRQSTTRTSKHPGVALKFILGPALLTVSGRLFCHVAHCEADVNNNTPIETEAKTPVPEFKWHILWEFVKPQLFALIGAVVLAFGAAILNIQIPLMLGDLVNVVARFLRENTGNYAYEMRAPALKLLGLYGIQGLLTTGYIILLSRVGERVAADMRKTLFASLLRQDVAFFDANKTGQLVNRLTADTQEFKSSFKLVISQGLRSITQTVGCFVSLYVISPKLTGLTVIVIPCLVGAGAFLGSFLRKLSRLAQEQVAKATGVADEALGNVRTVKAFAMEERELQLYAYEVEKSCEVNENLGAGIAIFQGMSNIALNCIVLGTIFAGGTLISSSEMSPGDLMSFLVASQTVQRSLASISILFGQMVRGMSSGARVFEYLALQPTITLSGGGRIPNHSLMGRVDFMNISFSYPTRIEHQILKKLNLTLPPGKTVAIVGESGGGKSTVASLLERFYDPTSGVIMLDGLDIRTLDLSWLRGQVIGFINQEPVLFGSSIIENIRFGKPEATDAEVINAAKQANAHRFITDFPEGYNTVVGERGVTLSGGQKQRIAIARALIKNPSILVLDEATSALDAESERVVQEALDKATRGRTVLIIAHRLSTIQNADLICVMSNGRIVEAGTHLELLSKGGLYSDLIRRQRAEGKK, encoded by the exons atgtttcaattAATTTGGTGCAGGGCCAACATTACTGCACCCGTGCGGTCCCTGTCGTTTTATTCGCGATGCAATAAAACAGCAGATATCTGGAAACTTTCACG GCTGTATACATCTCCAGGAGCAAATGCACAATGCTCCTCACAACAACCTGGGAATGCTGTCAGTCGCATTTGGAGCCTTACTCAGAGAGTCATCCGCCAGTCTACCACCCGAACATCTAAACACCCCGGAGTGGCTCTGAAGTTTATCTTAGGACCTGCACTACTCACTGTCTCTGGACGTCTGTTTTGCCATGTAGCTCACTGCGAGGCAGATGTGAATAACAATACCCCGATCGAAACAGAAGCCAAAACTCCTGTGCCTGAATTCAAATGGCATATCCTTTGGGAATTTGTCAAGCCTCAGCTGTTTGCTCTCATTGGTGCTGTGGTG ctTGCTTTTGGTGCAGCTATCTTGAATATTCAGATCCCCTTGATGCTAGGGGATCTGGTGAATGTTGTTGCACGCTTCCTGAGGGAAAATACTGGGAATTATGCCTATGAGATGAGGGCTCCTGCCCTGAAATTACTTGGACTGTACGGCATCCAA GGCCTGCTGACAACTGGCTACATCATCCTGCTGTCGAGGGTTGGAGAGAGAGTGGCGGCTGACATGAGGAAGACCCTTTTTGCATCCTTACTGAG ACAAGATGTGGCTTTCTTTGATGCTAATAAAACTGGGCAGCTGGTGAACCGTCTGACTGCTGACACTCAGGAGTTCAAGTCATCCTTTAAATTGGTCATCTCTCAG GGACTACGGAGTATTACACAGACAGTTGGATGTTTTGTGTCTCTATATGTCATCTCCCCGAAACTCACAGGTCTGACAGTAATTGTCATTCCTTGTCTGGTGGGAGCTGGAGCTTTCCTTGGCTCATTCCTTCGCAAACTATCCCGTTTGGCTCAAGAACAG GTGGCAAAAGCAACAGGAGTGGCAGACGAGGCACTTGGAAATGTGCGAACAGTGAAGGCTTTTGCCATGGAGGAGCGGGAGCTACA GTTATATGCATATGAAGTTGAAAAATCTTGTGAAGTGAATGAAAATCTTGGTGCTGGTATAGCAATTTTCCAAGGAATGTCAAACATTGCCCTGAACT GCATTGTTCTGGGAACTATTTTCGCTGGAGGGACTTTAATTTCTAGCAGTGAAATGTCCCCTGGAGACCTGATGTCTTTCTTAGTTGCTTCCCAGACAGTGCAGAG GTCTTTGGCCAGTATCTCTATCCTCTTTGGACAG ATGGTGAGAGGAATGAGCTCTGGGGCCCGGGTGTTTGAATACCTGGCTTTGCAGCCTACTATAACACTGTCTGGAGGAGGACGCATCCCTAACCATTCTCTGATGGGAAGGGTTGATTTTATGAACATTTCATTCAG CTATCCGACAAGAATTGAGCATCAGATCTTGAAGAAGTTAAACTTAACACTGCCACCTGGCAAAACTGTCGCCATCGTTGGAGAATCTGGAGGag GAAAGTCCACAGTAGCATCCTTGCTGGAGCGTTTCTACGACCCGACCAGTGGTGTCATCATGTTGGATGGACTTGATATTCGAACGCTTGACCTGTCCTGGCTCAGGGGGCAAGTTATCGGATTTATCAATCAG GAGCCGGTTTTGTTCGGATCATCTATCATTGAAAATATCCGCTTTGGGAAGCCTGAAGCCACTGACGCTGAGGTCATTAATGCAGCCAAGCAAGCCAACGCTCACCGCTTCATTACAGATTTCCCAGAAGGTTATAACACTGTGGTTG GTGAGCGGGGTGTGACGTTATCAGGTGGCCAGAAACAACGCATTGCCATTGCTCGCGCTTTGATCAAGAACCCCAGCATCCTTGTGCTGGATGAAGCCACCAGCGCCCTGGATGCAGAATCGGAGCGTGTGGTGCAGGAAGCTCTGGACAAGGCCACTAGGGGTCGCACTGTGCTCATCATCGCCCACCGACTGAGCACCATTCAAAACGCTGACCTCATCTGTGTTATGAGCAATGGCCGCATTGTGGAG GCTGGGACTCACCTTGAACTGCTGAGCAAAGGAGGACTTTATTCTGATCTGATTCGCAGACAAAGAGCTGAGGGGAAGAAATGA